The Microbulbifer hydrolyticus genome has a segment encoding these proteins:
- a CDS encoding tetratricopeptide repeat protein, with the protein MLPKLAEAKYKAFISYSHADEKWAKWLHKALETYVVHRRLVGQETPAGTIPGKLSPVFRDRDELASATDLSNIIHQALSQSSALIAICSPAAARSRWVDDEILTFKRMGGEQRIFCLIVGGEPYASSQAENAAAECFPEALRYQLGEDGNLSDTPAEPIASDVRPGKDGKENAKLKLIAGLLAVGFDDLRQREAMRRQRRMALVASTSVAGMLVAFGLAAAAIIARDEAEAARRIAVIEAGKAQQTTEFLVKLFSVSDPSEARGNTVTAREILDKAARRIETELANQPEIQAALTGTIGEVYTSLGLYQQAMPLLETSLENRRALEGTQVKELAESLNRIARVSTVQADYPRAEALYNESVQALRDSGAEEALANSYAGLAELYFRMGQYERAQPLLMDVLDLRVKLLGPKSAKVADAIEELGLSHFDLGNLDQAEQMLTRSLALRREIYQGSIHPELAENLNNLASLYYQQGKLEEAKELFTESLTMFRELLGDVHPDLAAIYNNLALLNHDQKRLEPAETMYREALLQQQKIHGEEHPEVARSYNNLAYLLYDRGHRQEALEMVEKALQIALATQGLQHKDVASYRGTFGRWLAENGDYTRSVALLRESLAIKEGYFNWDHPSLLVTRFDLIESLAGAHALEEATALAQTTYDQLKLRPGEADWLTLVSESVYGDILSRNNNLEQGEPLLVHAYERLSQDTTVRAQYVRKSLQRLIDHFHRSGHEVRAKEFESTLLAISG; encoded by the coding sequence GTGTTTCGCGACCGGGACGAGCTGGCCAGTGCAACCGATCTGAGCAATATCATTCACCAGGCACTTTCGCAGTCGTCCGCCCTGATCGCCATCTGCTCTCCCGCGGCCGCCCGCTCGCGCTGGGTGGATGATGAAATCCTCACGTTCAAGCGCATGGGCGGGGAGCAGCGGATTTTTTGTCTGATTGTGGGCGGTGAGCCCTATGCATCCTCGCAAGCCGAAAATGCCGCCGCAGAGTGCTTTCCTGAGGCGCTGCGCTATCAACTGGGTGAAGATGGCAACCTGTCGGACACACCGGCAGAACCCATTGCCAGCGACGTCCGCCCCGGTAAGGACGGCAAGGAAAATGCCAAGCTGAAGCTGATTGCCGGGCTGCTCGCTGTTGGATTTGACGACCTGCGGCAACGCGAGGCCATGCGGCGCCAACGACGTATGGCACTGGTCGCCTCCACATCGGTCGCCGGTATGCTGGTGGCGTTTGGTCTTGCTGCAGCTGCCATCATCGCCCGCGACGAGGCGGAGGCTGCGCGCCGTATTGCTGTAATCGAAGCAGGAAAAGCCCAGCAAACCACTGAATTCCTGGTAAAGCTGTTTTCAGTGTCAGATCCCAGCGAAGCGCGGGGCAACACGGTGACCGCCCGGGAAATCCTCGACAAGGCCGCGCGCAGGATCGAAACCGAACTGGCTAACCAGCCAGAAATTCAGGCGGCACTCACCGGGACTATCGGCGAGGTTTACACCAGCCTCGGCCTTTACCAGCAGGCAATGCCACTGCTGGAAACCTCACTGGAAAATCGCCGCGCGCTGGAAGGCACCCAAGTAAAGGAGTTGGCCGAAAGCCTGAACCGTATCGCGCGCGTATCTACCGTTCAGGCTGACTACCCTAGAGCAGAGGCACTCTACAACGAATCCGTACAAGCACTGCGCGATTCCGGTGCAGAGGAGGCACTGGCAAACAGCTATGCGGGACTGGCTGAGCTTTACTTCCGCATGGGGCAGTATGAACGCGCCCAGCCGCTGTTAATGGATGTTCTGGACCTCAGAGTCAAACTGCTGGGTCCCAAATCCGCCAAAGTGGCCGATGCCATCGAGGAGCTCGGACTGAGTCACTTCGATCTCGGCAACCTCGATCAGGCAGAGCAGATGCTGACCCGCTCCCTTGCGCTGCGAAGAGAAATTTATCAGGGCAGCATCCACCCTGAGCTTGCGGAAAACCTCAACAACCTCGCATCGCTCTACTACCAGCAGGGCAAGCTGGAAGAAGCTAAAGAGCTATTCACAGAGTCACTCACCATGTTTCGCGAGCTGCTGGGGGATGTGCACCCCGACCTGGCGGCAATCTACAACAACCTCGCCCTGCTCAACCATGACCAGAAGCGGTTGGAGCCGGCGGAAACCATGTACCGGGAGGCGCTACTACAGCAGCAAAAAATCCACGGAGAGGAACACCCTGAAGTTGCGCGGTCCTACAACAACCTGGCGTATCTGTTATACGACCGCGGGCACCGACAAGAGGCACTGGAGATGGTGGAAAAAGCCTTGCAGATCGCGCTTGCCACGCAGGGTCTCCAGCACAAGGATGTTGCGAGCTACCGAGGCACCTTTGGCCGCTGGCTCGCCGAAAATGGTGATTACACCAGATCCGTCGCCCTGCTACGTGAGTCGCTGGCCATCAAGGAAGGCTATTTCAATTGGGACCACCCGAGCCTGCTGGTTACCCGGTTTGACCTGATCGAATCTCTGGCAGGTGCACATGCGCTGGAAGAAGCTACCGCTCTCGCCCAAACCACCTATGACCAGTTAAAGCTGAGGCCGGGAGAAGCGGACTGGCTCACCCTGGTCTCGGAAAGTGTCTATGGCGACATTCTCAGTCGAAACAACAACCTTGAGCAGGGAGAGCCCCTCCTGGTGCATGCATACGAACGCTTAAGCCAGGACACCACGGTCCGCGCGCAGTACGTGCGCAAATCGCTGCAGCGACTGATCGACCACTTCCACCGGTCCGGCCACGAAGTACGAGCAAAGGAGTTTGAGAGCACGCTTCTCGCGATCTCCGGATAA
- the uvrB gene encoding excinuclease ABC subunit UvrB, translating into METRPFEVVSKYEPAGDQPAAIESLVEGIGDGLAHQTLLGVTGSGKTFTMANVIARVQRPAIVMAHNKTLAAQLYGELKEFFPRNAVEYFVSYYDYYQPEAYVPSSDTFIEKDASVNEHIEQMRLSATKALIERKDVIVVATVSAIYGLGDPDKYLKMVLHLDRGDIVDQRTILRRLAELQYTRNDADFRRATYRVRGDIIDIYPADSDLEAVRLSLFDEEIEEITLFDPLTGEVLHKVPRITIFPKSHYVTPRETIVKAIDQIKDELKARLEQLRDNNKLLEAQRLEQRTRYDLEMMQELGYCNGVENYSRYLSGRDSGQPPPTLFDYLPHDALLFIDESHVTVPQIGGMYRGDRSRKETLVEYGFRLPSALDNRPLKFEEWESLSPQTIFVSATPGKYEAEHAGAIVEQVVRPTGLVDPEVEVRPAATQVDDTLSEIHRCVAAKQRVLITVLTKRMAEDLTEYLADNGVRVRYLHSDIDTVERVEIIRDLRIGEFDVLVGINLLREGLDMPEVSLVAIFDADKEGFLRSDRSLIQTIGRAARNLEGRAILYADKITDSMRRALDETERRREKQLAHNAEHGITPKGIFKSVADIMEGAIAPGVPARGKRKVAEKGGAYKADQKPLTDQQRWARIEELEEQMYQHAKNLEFEAAAKIRDEIGRLKEQA; encoded by the coding sequence AAGTGGTGAGCAAGTACGAGCCGGCGGGTGACCAGCCAGCCGCCATCGAATCCCTGGTGGAGGGCATCGGTGATGGGCTGGCGCACCAGACCCTGCTTGGGGTGACCGGCTCCGGTAAGACGTTCACCATGGCCAATGTCATTGCCCGGGTACAGCGACCCGCCATTGTCATGGCGCACAACAAGACCCTGGCCGCCCAGCTCTACGGCGAGCTCAAGGAGTTCTTTCCACGCAACGCGGTGGAATATTTTGTTTCCTACTACGACTACTACCAGCCGGAAGCCTACGTGCCTTCGTCGGATACGTTCATCGAGAAGGATGCCTCGGTCAACGAGCACATCGAACAGATGCGGCTGTCCGCCACCAAGGCGTTGATTGAGCGCAAGGATGTGATCGTGGTGGCCACGGTATCGGCCATCTACGGCCTGGGGGATCCGGACAAGTACCTGAAGATGGTGCTGCACCTCGATCGTGGCGATATCGTGGATCAGCGGACCATCCTTCGAAGACTGGCGGAACTGCAGTACACCCGCAACGATGCAGATTTTCGTCGCGCCACCTACCGGGTGCGCGGCGATATCATCGATATCTACCCGGCAGATTCGGACCTGGAGGCAGTGCGCCTATCCCTGTTCGATGAAGAAATCGAAGAGATCACCCTGTTTGACCCCCTGACCGGGGAGGTGTTGCACAAGGTCCCGCGCATCACGATATTCCCGAAATCCCACTACGTGACGCCCCGCGAAACTATCGTCAAAGCCATTGACCAGATCAAGGATGAGCTCAAGGCTCGCCTGGAGCAACTGCGCGACAACAACAAGTTGCTGGAAGCACAGCGCCTGGAGCAGCGTACCCGCTACGATCTGGAGATGATGCAGGAGCTCGGTTACTGCAACGGGGTGGAAAACTATTCGCGCTACCTGTCGGGCCGTGACTCAGGGCAGCCGCCTCCCACCCTGTTCGACTACCTGCCTCACGACGCTTTGCTGTTTATCGACGAGAGCCATGTGACCGTACCGCAGATTGGCGGCATGTATCGCGGGGACCGCTCGCGCAAGGAGACACTGGTGGAATACGGTTTCCGCCTGCCGTCTGCACTGGATAACCGCCCACTGAAATTTGAAGAGTGGGAGAGCCTGTCTCCGCAAACCATTTTTGTGTCAGCGACACCGGGCAAGTATGAAGCCGAGCATGCCGGTGCCATTGTTGAGCAGGTGGTTCGCCCCACCGGCCTGGTTGACCCGGAAGTGGAAGTGCGCCCGGCCGCTACCCAGGTCGATGATACCCTGTCAGAAATTCACCGCTGCGTGGCGGCGAAGCAGCGCGTGCTGATTACTGTACTCACCAAGCGCATGGCGGAGGACCTCACCGAGTATCTGGCGGATAACGGTGTGCGCGTGCGCTACCTGCACTCGGATATCGATACCGTCGAGCGGGTGGAAATCATCCGCGACCTGCGTATCGGCGAGTTCGATGTGCTGGTGGGCATCAACCTGCTGCGGGAGGGGCTGGATATGCCCGAGGTGTCCCTGGTGGCGATTTTTGATGCGGATAAAGAAGGCTTCCTGCGCTCGGATCGCTCTCTGATCCAGACCATCGGCCGCGCCGCCCGCAACCTGGAAGGCCGGGCAATCCTGTACGCCGACAAGATCACTGACTCCATGCGGCGCGCGCTGGATGAAACCGAGCGTCGCCGGGAAAAACAGTTGGCGCACAATGCGGAGCACGGAATTACCCCGAAGGGGATTTTCAAAAGCGTCGCCGACATCATGGAGGGGGCCATTGCGCCAGGCGTGCCAGCGCGTGGTAAGCGCAAAGTGGCCGAGAAGGGGGGCGCCTACAAGGCCGATCAAAAGCCACTTACCGATCAACAGCGCTGGGCCAGGATCGAGGAGCTGGAGGAGCAAATGTACCAGCATGCCAAGAATCTGGAATTCGAGGCCGCCGCAAAGATTCGGGACGAAATCGGGCGCCTGAAAGAGCAGGCCTGA